DNA from Bacteroidales bacterium:
AGCTATCTTTTCGACTATTACAGAATCTGCGAAAGCATGATAGGCATAGCCGCTGTTGAGCGCCAGAAAGCTCAGTCCAAATTTCCCAAAATTGCTATGATACCAGGCATACTGCATCGTCTTGTAGTTGCTGATGGTATAATCCGCTTTAAAATCAGATTCCAAAGCAGCATTGTAAGCTAGACCCACATCGACGCGATGATTGGTGTTGGGCGTAAATTTGATGACAACGGCATCGTGGCTGCGTGCCTGCTGCGCCCAGCCTACATTGCCAAAAATGCGGCTGTCGTCGTAAATAATTTCCTGCCGCCCGGCCTTCACTGCCCAGGCTTCGCTGAGCAGAAGCTCCGCCCAGGCTTCGTGAACCGATGGCCCGTAGATATCGTATTTGTTGAGTTGCGGCACGTCGCCCCAAACACGAACATCTTGCAGGCTAAGATAAAAACGGTAATTGCTGTTGGCATAATAGGCGTTGAGACGCAATCGCTGCGACACGAAGTTGGCCGCATCCATATTATCAGGCATCAGCGTGCCAAAGCCCTGGCGCATCTCATAACGCGGCCGCAGCTCGCCCGATATCTTAACATCCTGAGCAAATCCTTGAGTAGCCATCAAAAGGCCAAAGGCCGGAAGAACAAACAAGTAGAAAAATTTTTTCATAAAAATGAGTGTATTTAAGTAATGAATTGTCGAAACAAAAATAGATATTATCAGAACCGATAAAACACAAAGTTTTGTAATAATTACAATTTCATCATCTAAACCTACTCTCCACGAATTTCCGTTTATTATTAGATCGTTGACGTTTCCACGTCCTTCTTCATCGCACATTGGGAAGTCGCAGATTGCGGCTTCCTATCGATAGTCAACCGGCTGACATAAGATGAGCTTAGGTGGCTTTATGGATGGGAATATGGATGGATGGAACAGCCGTTAGTTTTTGGATGAGCGGCCTCCGGCTTTTTTCTCAGTTGGTTCCAGGTCGGCATTTGATGATTTTAATGAGACACGGGATGCGGTTATTTTATCATCACCAACAGCATCTTGAATTTTTCGGTGGCTTTGAGAGCATGCGGAATGTTGGCAGGCATCACAATGCTTTGTCCACTTTTCAAAAAATGGGATTTGCCGCCAATGATTACTTCTGCTTCGCCATCGATTACATTCACCATAGCATCAAAAGGAGCTGAATGTTCGCTGAGTCCCTGCCCTTTATCAAAAGTAAAAAGCGTGATGGAGCCGGTGTCTTTTTTGGCGATGGTACGGCTCACCACCGATCCTTCGGCATATTGAACGGAGGCCGCCAGATCGAAAGCTTCATTGAAATTATTTTGGTTGTTCATGCTCTTGGTTTTACTTTTAATAATATGGATTTTTGATCTAAAAAAAATCCTCCGCCACCCGTTGCCAAAGGCAACAGACAGCGGAGGATGTGAGCATGTTTATTAGCTTAAGAAGATTTTCATATCCTCTTCCACTGTGGTGATGCCGCTGATGTCGAAGTTTTCGACCAGCACGTTGACCACGTTAGGCGAAAGGAAAGCAGGCAGTGTGGGTCCGAGATGGATATTTTTTACACCCAGAGAAAGCAGTGCCAGCAATACGATAACAGCTTTTTGCTCATACCAGGCGATGTTGTAGGCGATGGGCAATTCGTTGATGTCGTTGAGTTCAAAAACTTCTTTGAGCTTCAGCGCAATTACGACCAGCGAATAAGAGTCGTTGCATTGTCCGGCGTCGAGTACGCGTGGGATACCGCCGATGTCGCCCAACTGCAGTTTGTTGTAGCGAAATTTGGCGCAACCAGCCGTAAGGATTACGGTGTCTTTGGGAAGTTTCTCTGCAAATTCAGTGTAATATTCGCGGCTCTTCATGCGGCCATCGCAACCAGCCATGACAAAGAATTTACGGATGGCTCCTGATTTTACGGCAGCCACCACTTTGTCGGCAAGCTCTATCACCTGGTTATGGGCAAAGCCGCCAACGATCTCACCTTTTTCTATCTCGATGGGAGGAGCGCAGCGCTTGGCGTGCTCGACGATGGCTGAGAAATCTTTCATTCCGCCAGCCGGACGTTCGCCGATATGTGTAAATCCGGGATAGCCCGAGGATCCGGTTGTATAAATACGGTCGGAGTAGGTGTTGCTTTTGCGTGGTGGTACTATGCAGTTGGTGGTGAAAAGAACAGGGCCGTTAAATTTCTCAAACTCCTCGTTTTGTTTCCACCAGGCATTTCCGTAGTTGCCTACAAAATGTTTGTATTTTTTGAATGCCGGATAATAGTTGGCGGGCAGCATCTCGCTGTGTGTGTAAACGTCCACGCCGGTGCCTTCGGTTTGCTTTAGCAGGTCTTCCATGTCGCGCAGGTCGTGGCCCGAGATAAGTATCCCAGGGTTGTTGCGCACGCCAATGTTCACTTTGGTAATCTCCGGGTTGCCGTAGTGGCCGGTGTTGGCTTTGTCGAGCAGCGCCATGGCTTCCACGCCGTATTTACCGGTTTCGAGCGTCAGCGCCACCAGGTCGTCTACCGAAAGGCTGTCGTTGGTGGTTGCCAACAATGCGCGTTGCATGAAGGCGTAGAGCTCGGGATTTTCCTCGTCGAGGTTGTAGGCGTGTTCGGTGTAGGCAGCCAAACCTTTTAAACCGTAGGTGATAAGTTCGCGCAGTGAGCGGACGTCTTCGTTCTTAGTACTCAGCACACCTATATCCGTACTCTTTTCCACGAAAGCTTCTTCGCTGTCGGCATGCCAGGTGGCAGCTTCGGGCAGTGGGGAGGGCAATTCGGCGCCTAGTTTTTTAGCGGCTTCTTTGATTTGCTGACGCAGCGCAAGGCCTTGGCGGACACGCGCCACAAAAACATCGTAGTCGAAGTTGGCGTTGGTGATGGTAGCAAACAAGCCATCAAATATAAATTTGTTGACTTCAGCATCTTCGTGTCCTTTTTGGCGGGCAGCCGTGCTGTACACCGAAATTCCTTTCATGACAAACATCAGCAAATCCTGCATGTTGGCCACGGTACTTGTTTTGCCGCAAACGCCCACAACAGTGCATCCGGTGTTTTTGGCAGTTTCCTGACATTGATAACAAAACATACTCATCGCTTTACTTTTTTTAAATTTATTAATAGAATAATTACAAATATAATATTTTAATAATGGATTAAATCCATTCTTCGCTCAGCACTTTACCCTGGCTGTCGACAACGGCTTGTTTTATGGGAACCTTGCGCGAAGCGGTTGCTTTAGCCATCTGTGCCAGCCTGGTAAGTCCGCCACAGCAAGGCACTTCCATGCGCACCACAATGATGCTGTTGATGCGCGCCTCATCGATCATGGCCACGAGTTTTTGTAAATACGATTCCTGGCTGCTGTCGAGTTTGGGGCAAGCAATGGCAAGTATTTTTCCTTTCAGGAAATAATCGTGGAAGTTGCCCATCGCAAAGGCAACACAGTCGGCGGCGAGCACCACGTCAGCATTTTTAAAATAAGGTGCCATCGGATTGATTAGATGCAGTTGCACCGGCCAGTGTGTGAGCTGCGAAGGAGCATCACCATGGCCGTTGCTACCGGCAGCGCTGTTAACCTTGTCCATGTCGATGTTAAACGATATGGGCTCTGTTCCGGGGCATCCGCTACCACAACCACCGGATGAAACGGCGGCCATTTCGGCGGCAACCACCTGGCGCGTCCTCACCTCATCGTCGTCGCGGGTTACATCCAGATCGATGTTGTTTTTCTTGATGTATGCAATGGCTTCCGCCATAAAGTCGTTGGCGTCATGCGATTTGAGATGATGCAGATGCGCCAGCACGGTGTTCTTACCTTTTTTTACCATCTGCTCCATCACGAGTGTTTCGTTGTAGGGTTCGGCTTCGCGTTCTTCGATGGTGATGGCGCCTTCGGGGCAATGGCCGAGGCAGGCACCCAACCCATCACAAAATAGGTCGCTCACCAGCCGTGCTTTTCCGTCGATGATCTGCAGGGCGCCTTCGTGGCAGTTGGGGATGCATAATCCGCAGCCGGTGCAGAGTTCTTCATCAATTTTTATGATGTTTCTTTTCATTGTTTCCTCAGTTGTTTTCTTTTTTTAATGCTATCTCTTCAATGGTTCGGTGCATGTAATAATGTTTGTATTCGTCGAAAAGTTTATGTTGCACATCTCCAAATACACATTTATCAAACGGACATAACCCATCCGGGATTCTGCAACGATCAATTTCAGGCTTACCGTCGATGATTACAAAAATGTCGTAGATCGAAATCTCCGATGCAGGACGGTTTAGCACAAAGCCACCTTTAGGACCCCGCGTTGAAGTAATAAGCCGATGGCGCGCCAGTATCTGCAGCACCTTGGCAATGTGGTTTTTCGACAGATGCAATGCCTCCGAAAGCTGCGTGGCGCTCACGTGCTCCTTGCTATTGGCCATCATGGCCAGGCTATGAACAGCTATATTAGACGCTTCGGATATGTTAAACAATCTTGACATTATTGCAATTAGGTATTTGAATGCGCAAATTTAAAGGTTTTTCCGGAGGTGAGAAATGTGTAAGAAAAAGTTGGCGGAGGAAGTAGGAAGTTGTCAGGTGTTAAGAATGGAATTTTTGGCGATGGTCGAAACTTAAAACCCAGCGGATCAATCAACCACCAGTTTGCGTTCGGCTTAGGCTTGGCCTAAGCTGAATCTATTTCTGCAGGCTTAGCCTGCTTTTCCGAATCCTTAATACAGGCACAGCCTGTAAAAATAGAACGAATGAGGCACAGCCTCGTCCAAACCCGGAAGCTGTCAGGTTTTAAAGCTCAAAGGTGCAGCGCGCCGTGCTTGAACAAACAACAAACAACAAACAACACCTGCCCTGAGCGTAGTCGAAGGGAACAATTTTCCTACTCCGCTACTTTCGGGTTTACCCACAAATGGCTGTACCAATGCCAGGAGCTTCCATCTGTGGAAGGGGCGGTAAGGGTATAAAGTGTGCGACGTTGGGTGAGTTTTTTGTCGGCCTGCAGCACAACGATTTGCTGCTCGCCATTAGTTGTTATCTTTTGGATTTCCACTTTGGTACCATCCACAAAAAACTGTGCATTTTTCAGGTTTATTTCATCTGGCTTTATGGTGAGCCGCAGCGTGGGTGGATTGTCAGTAAAGAATGGCGATGCCGGTGATGTTTCTTTTACTTCCAGGGCTTTCATCACCACTTTATTTTTAAATCCCTGCAATGTTGCAAACGGCCCGCCCATCGGGAAACGCGGGATGGCCATCGTGTTGGAGCCTTGCGAAAACACGCCCGACTTTTGCACCGTGGCAGCTTCAAAGCCTGCCTCGCGCAGCACCTGCTCCATGTCGGTGGTCCATTCCCCGTAAGGGTAACAATACACATTGGGTTTGGCGCCGAGGTGTTCCTGAAATTCGTTGCTGGCTTCAGCCAAATCATTGCGAAAAGCAGTTATCCGGTTTTTTTCATCCAGGTTGAGAAATTGTGTGTGGTCGTGGGAGTGGTGGCCGATTTCGATGCCGGACTTTTGCATCTCTTTAATTTGTGGCCAACTAATAAAGTCGATGCCGCCAATGGTGCCGGTTTGTACAAAAATGGTGGCCGGGAAGCCATATTTCTTTAGCAATGGCCAGCCGTTTTCATAAAAACTAAGATAGCTGTCGTCGACAGTGAGGATGGCGGCTTTATCGGGAAGCGCTTTCCCGTCCTTCCATTTGGTGACAGCCTCGCCCAAAGTGAGCACGATGTAATGGTTGTCGGCCAGGAATTTCAGTTGTGATTCAAAAACGCTCAACGAAACATTGGTGCTGGGATAGCGGCTGTCGCCAAAACGATGGTAGGCAAAAACCGGGATGTCGAACGACTGCGCCTGCAGGGCACCGGTAGTCGACAAAAAAATGAATGATAAGATGTAAATGAGAGTTCGCATTGACTTATAACGGCTGGCGTTAAGAAATTGTTGAGAAGTGTTTGCTGCTGAGAGCTGTGTAATCTGTTATCTGAGGTAATTTTGAAAAGTTTTGCTGTATGCAATAAAGTCTTTACTGTGCATGCCGCCAGCATTGACGCACGAACATTTATTAAACAAAATCATTTAGTTTGAGGGCGGCGAGATAGTCTTTGAAATGTTGTGTCATGGTACCGATGACGTTGCCCATGATACATTTGTCGAAAGGGCAAATTGGATTGTTCATCGGGCAGGCGGTAATTTCGATTTCTCCCTCGATAGATTCGTAGACATCGAGCAGGCTAATCTGATCCGCGTCTTTTTTGAGCTCAAACCCGCCACGAGGGCCCCGGTTTGATGTCAGAAAGTCGTCTTTTACCAATCGCTGCAGCACTTTGGCTATATGATGTTTGGATGAGCCTGTACGTTCGGAAATTTTTATCACATTGAGTTTTACATCAGATTGTGCGATTAGAACCATGCTGTGGATGGCAATAGACCCGGCTTCGGAGAGAGCAAATATTTTCGACATGAGATGACCTTAACTGTAAAAAATCATTTTTTTTGGATGACGAACAAAGATAACTTTAAAATG
Protein-coding regions in this window:
- the hcp gene encoding hydroxylamine reductase codes for the protein MFCYQCQETAKNTGCTVVGVCGKTSTVANMQDLLMFVMKGISVYSTAARQKGHEDAEVNKFIFDGLFATITNANFDYDVFVARVRQGLALRQQIKEAAKKLGAELPSPLPEAATWHADSEEAFVEKSTDIGVLSTKNEDVRSLRELITYGLKGLAAYTEHAYNLDEENPELYAFMQRALLATTNDSLSVDDLVALTLETGKYGVEAMALLDKANTGHYGNPEITKVNIGVRNNPGILISGHDLRDMEDLLKQTEGTGVDVYTHSEMLPANYYPAFKKYKHFVGNYGNAWWKQNEEFEKFNGPVLFTTNCIVPPRKSNTYSDRIYTTGSSGYPGFTHIGERPAGGMKDFSAIVEHAKRCAPPIEIEKGEIVGGFAHNQVIELADKVVAAVKSGAIRKFFVMAGCDGRMKSREYYTEFAEKLPKDTVILTAGCAKFRYNKLQLGDIGGIPRVLDAGQCNDSYSLVVIALKLKEVFELNDINELPIAYNIAWYEQKAVIVLLALLSLGVKNIHLGPTLPAFLSPNVVNVLVENFDISGITTVEEDMKIFLS
- a CDS encoding polysaccharide deacetylase family protein, which codes for MRTLIYILSFIFLSTTGALQAQSFDIPVFAYHRFGDSRYPSTNVSLSVFESQLKFLADNHYIVLTLGEAVTKWKDGKALPDKAAILTVDDSYLSFYENGWPLLKKYGFPATIFVQTGTIGGIDFISWPQIKEMQKSGIEIGHHSHDHTQFLNLDEKNRITAFRNDLAEASNEFQEHLGAKPNVYCYPYGEWTTDMEQVLREAGFEAATVQKSGVFSQGSNTMAIPRFPMGGPFATLQGFKNKVVMKALEVKETSPASPFFTDNPPTLRLTIKPDEINLKNAQFFVDGTKVEIQKITTNGEQQIVVLQADKKLTQRRTLYTLTAPSTDGSSWHWYSHLWVNPKVAE
- a CDS encoding Rrf2 family transcriptional regulator, which codes for MSKIFALSEAGSIAIHSMVLIAQSDVKLNVIKISERTGSSKHHIAKVLQRLVKDDFLTSNRGPRGGFELKKDADQISLLDVYESIEGEIEITACPMNNPICPFDKCIMGNVIGTMTQHFKDYLAALKLNDFV
- a CDS encoding cupin domain-containing protein; amino-acid sequence: MNNQNNFNEAFDLAASVQYAEGSVVSRTIAKKDTGSITLFTFDKGQGLSEHSAPFDAMVNVIDGEAEVIIGGKSHFLKSGQSIVMPANIPHALKATEKFKMLLVMIK
- a CDS encoding Rrf2 family transcriptional regulator is translated as MSRLFNISEASNIAVHSLAMMANSKEHVSATQLSEALHLSKNHIAKVLQILARHRLITSTRGPKGGFVLNRPASEISIYDIFVIIDGKPEIDRCRIPDGLCPFDKCVFGDVQHKLFDEYKHYYMHRTIEEIALKKENN
- a CDS encoding 4Fe-4S binding protein yields the protein MKRNIIKIDEELCTGCGLCIPNCHEGALQIIDGKARLVSDLFCDGLGACLGHCPEGAITIEEREAEPYNETLVMEQMVKKGKNTVLAHLHHLKSHDANDFMAEAIAYIKKNNIDLDVTRDDDEVRTRQVVAAEMAAVSSGGCGSGCPGTEPISFNIDMDKVNSAAGSNGHGDAPSQLTHWPVQLHLINPMAPYFKNADVVLAADCVAFAMGNFHDYFLKGKILAIACPKLDSSQESYLQKLVAMIDEARINSIIVVRMEVPCCGGLTRLAQMAKATASRKVPIKQAVVDSQGKVLSEEWI
- a CDS encoding alginate export family protein; amino-acid sequence: MKKFFYLFVLPAFGLLMATQGFAQDVKISGELRPRYEMRQGFGTLMPDNMDAANFVSQRLRLNAYYANSNYRFYLSLQDVRVWGDVPQLNKYDIYGPSVHEAWAELLLSEAWAVKAGRQEIIYDDSRIFGNVGWAQQARSHDAVVIKFTPNTNHRVDVGLAYNAALESDFKADYTISNYKTMQYAWYHSNFGKFGLSFLALNSGYAYHAFADSVIVEKIAYSLTLGPRVSYKNDALSANAAFYYQTGKNAKYRPLNAMYAAADVSYQILQELNIGLGVEYLSGTDTKDGIIGDDHSFTPLYGTNHKFNGWMDYFYVGNHMGSVGLVDIYVPINFKKDKWSLTLMPHVFNSAATLSTFVYLKREDQSSYLGTEIDFSAAYAFSPEVTIEAGYSHLFASESMQILKNGNYKNMQNWAWLMLTVKPVFFSRN